TCTTCTGTACTTGTATATGCAAAGTACTGACACTGTTTTCTTTTGCTGTTTACAGTCTAGACATGCTGGAGTCTCCGTTGACCAGATGCTTGAAATTTTGAAACATTCCGCTCATCAGAAGGCAAGATCTCACAGATTTTGTTTTCTGTATATTTGATAAAATGTTCACATGTAGTGTGTCATATTTTGGGTATTATGTAGATTAGCTTATGGCATGGTATCATTTTCTTACCTAAAATCTTTTGTCTCTAATATTGGTCATTTTGTGTGCGCTTACAGGAGGAAAAAACCGTAGCAGAACTAGATGAAGAAGACGAAGAACTTATCAAATCAATCACTTTTCGAGTAATCCTCTGTCAATTTTCATATGTACCTGCATGTGATAACTTTTATTTGAATTCTTTCTAACCCTCTCATACTGTTGGTTATTGCAGAACTCGAAAGATTATGTTAAACGGATCgaagacgatgatgacgatgatgaagatttTGGTATACCAGGACAGCCAAGTGTCATGTCAAAGGTACTTGTCTCACTGTATTGtgtatttttccttttcttttctgtttctatttcatATTGTAGGTTCTATGCTCTGAAGAATCAATTGTAGAAAGATCACTGTAGACAATTAGCTTGAATTTAATTCCATATTCCCAAACTAGGTGACCTGACAAAGCAGCCATCAGTTACAACTTAAAAATATGCCATTTTATCATCTGTCGTCCCTAAAAAAAACATGTCCTGGTGTACATTCCCTAAAAAAAACATGTCCTGGTGTACATTCCATCGGAGGCTGGCGTGCTTGGGCGTGCGTGGGCTTTGTTTTTTTCGGCATCGTGCGTGTGTGGATTTTATTCCCCGTCTAGACTATGGCTGTTCTTTGGGCGGGACGGGAGACGAAACTCTGTGTTATAGTAGTAGGTATATTTGTTCAATATGTAAGCTAGCTAATAAGTAAACTTGAAATACCATAATAATTGTCTTGTGTGAAATATTTCTTGTACTTTCTCTAGGATGCTTTCAGTTTGCATTAATTATAGCAACTGTTAGAGCTTAATGGAGGAAGATATTCACTGATAAGAGTAAAATGCTGGTCATTAAACAATATGTAGCATAGAAGATATATCAAACACTCTCATAAATCTCATGGTGTTTATGTCTTATGGAGTAGCTCTCATTGTAGCAATTTCTATTGAAGATATTGTGCAGTTTTTATATGAGGGGTGGATATTGCTtgcttttcttgttacgatgaataTTTTCTTGTATTTGTTTTCAGTTCGACGTCTATTGTTTTTATTTGGGCAGCTGACGGTTCATTTTTTTCTGCAGATCAATGGATCTTCTGAATCAGTGTTAAATCCAACAGATGTATTGACCAAAGCTAATGGACCTGAGAGTGCCAGTAAAGAAGGTAGGCCCTCATATGCGTTCATCATTTTTTCACAGTATCACTAATATTGTTAAGTTCTACTCTAGCTATGACTGCACATGCAGAACCAAACATTCGATAATTCGCTGTTTTAGTATGCACTGTGCCTGATCCAACATATAGCTTTTTGGACATCACTATATTTTATCATGGATTGCCTTCCAATGTCAACCCTGTTTATGTTGCTATTTGCCTCTAGTGTTACCTGTGTCATTTTCTTGTTATGTGGTTAAATAGGGTTCCATTTTGAAAACAAATGGGTCCTTACAGTCGAACATTGCCCCTACAGGAAACACGAGCTTTGCATCTAAGATGCCCAAATTCATAGTAAAACCAAAGCCCGGTGCTGCAAATCCTCAGAAGAAACAGAAGACTGAATCCACAGCTGTCCAAGATAAGGGCAAAGCACCGGCTGCCGAGGAAAAAAATGAAGCTTCAGAAGGGAAGAAGACCAATGTTCTTCAGTCCCTCTGCCAGTATGATAGCGACGAAAGTGATTGACTGAAGACAACTCTTCTTGGAGTCATAACTGCGCTGGAGTATACAAGCCCCTGCCTGGAACACGATCGTGTAACCCAAGCTTGTGAATTGTCTCCTCCCGCAAAGTCTCTGCTGGCAAATGTAAGTCCGTCGTGCTGAAAATCCGTGCCAGCTAATTTAGTCCAGAGACTCCAGATCTGTggacaatttgaaggcttggttcCCAGAAGCAGCATTGAGATTATTGTTGTATTCATGTCTTCTGTACAGTTTATGTAAATCATGGAGCATTCATTAATCATTCATCTGTGTCTGACGATATTGCCACGGCGTGCATTGGACGTATTCTTTTCCTTAGCATTGATGTTTCTTTTGTAGAAATAAGCATTGATGTTTAAGAAAAATCAGGTTTGTTTTTTTAAGCACCTCCCTAAGCATCTAGCATTGTAGAAGGCCTTAGTCAGCTGTGAGAGATTGAGCTCCGGCGCCGCTCTAGCCCGGTCCAACCCAAGTTCCAGCCTGGCGCCCGACGCCAAGGCACCACGTCGAGGCACGACCAGCGCACCGCGTCGGGCTTGGGCGCCTCTGGCTCGGTCGCACAGGGTCAAGGTCTACCGACTACCGTCCGCGGCCCGGTCCCGGGCAGCTTCCTGCTCGTACGTGTCATCAGGCCTGCTCACCTCCGCACTCATCGTGTAGGCTTCCAATGCCCTCCCATCTCCGTGCAACGCGCCAACCATTTTCCGGCCCGGTGGAAGACGCTTCAGCGGTTACCTAAAACGGGGTTGGTCAGAGCCAGAACGACTGGACGCCTACGATGCCGGACCGCCGTCCGCGGATACGTACGGTACGGGGGAAGCACGACCCGTTCGTTCCTCCTCCGAGCGCAGCCCACCGCCGCGCAGGAGCCCGTCGTCCCGGCAAGGGAGCTTTTTCGGAAGCAGGCATGAGAACGCGCGCACGCACTCACGCGACGTACGTACGTACGGGTCTTCATCGGAAACTGCCTGGAGTGCGCCTGCAACGATCAAGGTCCAAGAACGACCGATTGATTATTCGTCACACACACACAACAACTTCCAGCAGCTCCCGGAGTCttggttctactccctccgttcttaaatataagtctttatagagattctaTTAGGTGGACTAAATACGGAGTAAAATagatgaatctacacttaaaacgcatctatatacatccgtatgtggttcatcgtagaatctctacaaaggcttatatttaggaacggagggagtatatagctcCGCTAGGCCTGCCGAATCCAGTTCTTTCGCGAGCCGGCAAACCCATTATGTTGAAATTCTAGGTGATCACGATCAAGTGTttcacaaaagaaaagaaaagaaaaagaccaACTTACATGCAAATGCAAGGTAATTTCCCTTTATTggtcaaaacaaaataaaaagtagagttattattattcaaaaaaaaaaAGTTATGCACAAAGCAATTCCGAAGGTTGGCATTCTGTTCAGCACCAGAATACGAtgctcttttctgttttcttttcaagCTCGTCCTACTACTTGGCACCAAGCTCCAGTGTTTTTTGGGCTTTCACTCGGTTTCCCTAATTAACAAGGAAATGTTAGGTTTTTGGGTTTGGTCTTCCTTGTAAACTGGACTATCTTTATTCTTCTTAATGAACTGCAGGAACCCCCTGCCCTCGCGATGAGGTTCTTCCAAGAAAGAATGGGAGGTTATTGATAGGACGTTTTGTACGTTTTCACTAATTAACAAGGAACTGTTAAGTTTTTGGGTTCGGTTTTCCTTGTAAACTGGATTATCTCTATTCTTCATAATAAACAGCAGGAACCCCTTGCCCTCACGATGAGATTCTTCAAAAAAAGAATGGCAGGTTTTTGGTAGGACATTTTATATATGTGTACGAGCAATCCAGTTGTGAAAAATAACAAAAAACTTTCACAGGGGAGTGGCTCCCACCTGAATATGATCTCATTTCAAAAGAAAGAGATTGATCCAATTTATAAGAAAAACCCAAATTGAAACCCAATGAAAAGAATAACAGGGTACAAGCataatgaataaataaataaataaatatgcttGCATTGTTTTCTCTCTCTGGTATCATAGGTTTCTGATGTGGACGAGCCGTTCCAAATACAGTGAACACAGTTGTTTGAAAGTCTTCTCTCTTCGCAGTGGTCTGTTTTTTCAACTACAACTTGTGTACATTTCAGTTCGTATATATTTGTAGAGTTAGCTTTAGCTGTATGCAGAAAAGAGGCATACAAAGTTTTCTGCTGTTAAGATGTTCCCTTCAAGATCCACCAACTCTTACAGTACTATGGCAGTACTACACTAGTACTACTTGATCCCCCTTTGCTGTTTTTAATGGATTCTGCTAATGATTATTGGTAGGATTAAAGTACGGTGGAACGTCTCTCTGCTTTGTCACATTCGTAGCCAAAGACTTATTAGATGCTTTGTGGTTTCTAAAACCTGTAAAGTAAGTGTGAACTGCCGAATGCAAATAATTTGGATTTAGCTAGTGCTGCATCAGTCTGCAAAAAATTCAGTGGTGGCTGCTTTCGTAAATCATAGACCCGACGAATTTGACAATGCGTGTATCAGTAATACAATAAGAAGTATCAGTAATAGAATAAGAAATATAGTCAACGGATGGCATAGATGTATTAAGAATTCAAATTACCATTTACAGATTCAGAGTGGTCTGAAGAAAACTTTGCTCTCACACTGACATTGGTAGGTAATCAAATGTAAGAAAGTTCAGGCCTGTAATATTTTGAGCACA
This region of Triticum aestivum cultivar Chinese Spring chromosome 2D, IWGSC CS RefSeq v2.1, whole genome shotgun sequence genomic DNA includes:
- the LOC123053374 gene encoding splicing factor YJU2 codes for the protein MGERKVLNKYYPPDFDPAKIPRRKQPKNKQITVRMMLPMSIRCGTCGTYIYKGTKFNSRKEDCIGETYLGIQLFRFYFKCTRCSAEMTFKTDPQNSDYTVESGASRNFEPWRKEDEVVDKEKRKREAEEMGDAMKALENRAMDSKQDMDILAALEEMRSMKSRHAGVSVDQMLEILKHSAHQKEEKTVAELDEEDEELIKSITFRNSKDYVKRIEDDDDDDEDFGIPGQPSVMSKINGSSESVLNPTDVLTKANGPESASKEGNTSFASKMPKFIVKPKPGAANPQKKQKTESTAVQDKGKAPAAEEKNEASEGKKTNVLQSLCQYDSDESD